The Glycine max cultivar Williams 82 chromosome 3, Glycine_max_v4.0, whole genome shotgun sequence sequence GTGCTTTCTCTATTTGGTCTTTGTCAGATAAAGACGGTTGAACATCTCtgcaataatgaaaaatattaggtaaatatataagagaaagataaaagtagttaggtaaaataaatatcttatcttaatAAATAGAATGTGAAACAAGTTCAAGTCAACAGGAAGATAATGAATGCCATATTAAAAGGTACAAGTAACGAAAATAACCAATTCTCCTAACGTTAAAAAAATGCAGTACAAACAAAAAAGACCAGTCTTATTTTGGTAATTGCATATGCAGCTAAGTTTTTGGCTCAAACCATCATTTGCCTCAATGTACCTATATAGACTATATGTAGGAAGATATGGTCCAGACAAAGAACAAACTTAAATTCCCCCCTGATTAAGTATATTATCAACACTACTGCAGAAGCTACAAAGTGAATTTCATTAatctaaaaattagaagaaaaaaattcaaatccaaCTGTTTTAGAGGGATGCTTCGAATGATTTTAGATGAAGCGCCTGCTTTGAATATTTATAGATTATTGCTTCACAAACTGAAAGGTGGTCCGAGAAAATCAAGTTTTTGGCATTATTGATCATCTAATAGTAAGATTTATTGGTCTCAAAACTGATTTTTTCATCCACAAACTCTTCGAAGATGGGTCAAGCATGGGCATGATTAGTGATTTCTAAGATGATATTGGAAAATACATGAGGAGTGTGATATGACACATAGTTGACATAGTGAATAGTGATACTTCATCATACCTTTCTAACACATTATCATTTGAGTGTATTTCTTCAATGCTTACTTCACTTGAAGAATCTGGCTGCACATTTTCACATTCATCAACAGCAGATGGACCACATAAGAATGACAGCCATGGATCGCTTGCTGCCTTAGAGGTTGTGGGAGATAACCCAGTAGAAAAAGATTGCCAGTGTCCATCTCGTTCACCCTTACTTGAAAAGGAAAGAGCAGGGTAGGGTTCATCTTTGTAGCATTTTGATTTGAGGTGACTGTAATCTCCAGTAAAGGAAGTGCATAGTGGAATGAAAATGAAGGGCAAAGAACAGAAAAAAGACTCTGGTAAAGAGGAGACAAAAGCAGCAAACTGATGCtactatttattttgaataaacaaaaacatttctaTCAGACAGTAAACCAGAAAGGATATCTTAAGCAGGTTTCCATGTTGTGCGGCTATATGATGAACCATATTTGTCCCTATCCACAGGGTACAAACAGGACAAATCTGCATAGATAGTTGAGTGTAATTCAACAACCACAAGTATAAATAGTACTGCAAATTATAAGTAGAGAAATACATCAATTGTAAAAGAAAAGAGTATACACGCATCTGAATTTCAGGGCTATTGCAAGTAGCCATTATAACTTCTAAATCCACCAACTGAAGCCTCAACTTAGGAGGAATATTACAAGTTTACAACAGATCATTATATCCCCCGTTCTAACAAATTTTGTGAATGATGTGATAATCATGCAAAGTCTGTCTAATACACTTGTAACACCTCTAATAATCcgctttaaatataaaaaatattataaagcaATTAAACGTGTTGATATTTTTAAGTATGAACATTAAAGAAAATTCTCATGTATGAAAAGCACATTATTGTTCTCATGATTACCAGGTATTGTTTGACAGATCTGGTTTAATTTTCATAGTTTGAGGGTGGAGAGGGGTTGCATACGATTATGATGGATTTAAAAGTTCATGGTGGTTACTTGCAATCTCCCTAAAGTTCAACTGGTGTGCGTGCTTTTgcctaattttatttaaaatcaatcaacTAAAAAAGTAACAACATCAACTTTACATGGAAGCTCATTCTAGATGTGCTAAAGATCTAAATTAGATTCACATGGAGTAACCACATCAGGTTCTACAAGCTAAGATCTTGTCAGGAACCACATCTCATGGGGCTTCTGCATGGATGCAagatatataaaaattcaataagAACATCATAACAAGGTTTCATTTTGCAAAATCACATCAGTGGTCAACCCCAAGTTAAGATAAACAAGATATTAATCGTGAAATAAAAGCAATAATGATTATTTTCAGAGGCAATAAAATGCAGAAATGCAAAGGTCAATTTGAAAAGCTGTCTTGATttgttaaaatcaaatttaatgtcTGTTGTCTGCACTGATGATAAGGAAGATATTGACTCAAATTACAAGTATCATAACCATTGCTGAAGATTAATCACGAGGTATTCTTTTGTTTAGTAAAAAAGGTACTGTCTTTTTAGTCAAAATAGATGGTTTTTGTTGGATACCTACAATTTCAAATGCAATCACTAACACCTGCTTCTTTGTGAATGTTCTGTTCAAAACACGAGTTTTGTTccttgtaatatattttttaaaaggggTAACATCAAATCTACAAATCAATTCAGAACTATAATGCTCACGATGGAACTGAAATATGTTTATCTGTATAAAACACCACCAACATGGATAAATTATAGCCAGGCAGCAATAAAGAAGCAACGGCGAGGTAAAGGGTACGGAAAAGGTTACTATGCAAAGCTAAAAAACAATACGAAAGggaaataaattaaagtgagagataaatgaaaaaaaataccccAGACTTGGCTTCTATTGGATGGTCCAAGTCAACATGGCAACATAGCTCAAGAAGATCAAAATTCTCAGCGCAAAAAGGGCATGGATAAGCTGTCCTCAACTCCTCGTCCCCATTGACCTCATCAAGATCGATGAAGAGCTCTGCTTGAACgaccaaacaaaaaaagttaaacatttATCCAAAACAAGACACCCCATGAAGGAAATGAAGTATGAGAATAAGGAATGACCGAAGTGTGACTTGAGCCTGGATTGGTAGCTTCTTGAGGGAGTGGAGAGGACAAAACTCAGAGTCTCGTCTTCCATTGACTTGAGCAAAGTACTGAGAAGAAAGGGGTGTTGTATTTTCAACTAGAGAACACGGCAAAGTTGTCTTTGGAATCGTGGTTGTTTTTCTTGTGGACGGTGGCGGGTGGGAGTGGTACGTGCGTGTGTACtatttataatgttaatgtCAGACTCAGACATAGGACGAGGAAAATACCGGAGAGTTTCGGTTTCGGACTGTGCGTGGTTGTTGCGTTGGGGTTTGAGGGATACTTAGCATACACGAATTCTAGTTACTATACATTTACCAAAACACCCTCCATGGCCGTGCACCATCACCACAAATATATGGTCCTCCAGCTTCACGCACTTGAATGAATACTATGAAAAGGGACTGCTATTGGTCGTACAACTTTTGCTCTTGGCCAATATACTAAGGTGAACTTCCTAATTTGCtccttatttaaaattttctcacCCCTTCCTCTTCGCCAGCCGTGTGACACCCTCCACTTTCTcttaaatacataacaaaacCACTAAGTTATTTTCATAGCCCCGAAAATTATGTGACTAATCCTtaagatataaaaattattaaagtaaattttattttttttaacaaagtttTTTCCTtacatataattagaaaatcaAACCTTAATCAGTTTAAGAAATTTAACTATCTACCCTCTACGTTGAACCTTTTTCGTAATTAATTGAGTATAAATTaccatttataaaaataatcaaattaattattattataattacctTTATTAATCATAGtcaaatcaatttataatattattttgattacaactaaaaaaactaatttgtgtcacattcatttaaatttaaataaaaataaataaatttatgtaacaattaatttgattattattaaaaaaagataatgtgtgttatcattaatataatccatatcaaaattaatccaaataaaatgtgtagtaaaaaatacattttggctgaatatttttatatatgatatgaaGAAATCACATTTCTattatacaatatatttttaacccCATGTACAATAGAATCACAATTATGCATCCCTTATGCAACTCTGTTACATTtcaagaataaataattttaaagttttaagaAATGATAAGAGTTAATACAAAACTCATTAAGACCAATAACAACTCCGGTGTGGGAAAGTTCTAATCAGTATTAccaaaaactaactaaaaattgAACACATGATATGTTAATACTAAGCTGGATTTGcatattactattaattttataaaatatgttcataacaaaaattttattttattcgaaTTATTGGATCGATGTTTTGGTTATTACAGTGTACCTAtcttaattcaacaaaaaaaaaaaaaaagagcgtACCTATCCTAACTTCTCTCTATATATACCagctattttgattttatttatctttttaaatttctaatctttaaataaaatatagacttaaatgtaattttggtttcctttatttttaaaatatgtaatttttctctctttattttaaaatataaacatttaatCCTTATATCTcttaaatttcacaattttaactttcttatttaaaaataaagatatttaatccttcaaataaaatatataattttgatcatttcatcaaatttacaaATCAGTAAGAAATTTACTTGATCTAATCTAAATTTAGTAATATGATAcaagataatttatttaatcttgATCCTAATCAATGTTAAACTCTTACCTGTCTtttcaattcaataaaaaagCCAACATTTCATAAAGCCaacatttcatattttataaaaatagaaaactaaatGTGTCAAagggactaaaattgtattgtaGATGTTAAATAACAAAAGATTAAATGTTTTTACCTTAAAATAGGAGGTTTCAAATTaggaattttgaaaaaaaaattgcatttaaaAAATTCTCATCTATAATCAAATCATTtgtgtattgttttttttatttaattaaactcCCCTTCACCCATTGATATGATGAGttactttgaaaaataaaattaaagaacattTTTCATGAGTTAGTAATTATCTCAATTTAATGCATGTTcaggaattatttttaaattttatttaaaaataattaaactttgttTTAAAATAGGCTAAATTAAATTCCAGATACTTACTACTATTATCTTTCCAGATTATACTCACTATTCATTTTGTGAGAAAATACATAGCTTGTAATAACATATGAAGTTATCAACTGTGTTATTTGGtattatggattttttttttgggtacaaagACATTATGAATGCTCGAAAACAACTGTAGttgggagagaaaaaaaagattttagaaAGTAAATAAATAGCGGACCAaaagcaacatttttttttttttcataagtcaCCTTGCAAAaacaaattcataaaattattcattttcttttaaatagcaAGATCATACTTTTATTTGTAAGATTAAGAGTAAATATTTAACTGATAAAACCAGATTGTTCAGAATCGAACTAACTCaagtgttaaataaaaaaaaacacataaaaatcgATAATCATtaggtttttttctttttgatttacAATTTgacacataaaaattaaatcaaatcaaatgatAAAAACTCTTAGAAATTCTTGTTGCAATTagtattttgttattaatatctattttttaagtttttatggcGGCtagtaaatattattattattattttattattttttacagttTAATTgttgaaacttaaaaataagtattatgtattgtttttatctttaagttGAAGGATTATTATTAAGTATTAttcaacttaaaaataattattttatttcattcgttaaaacttttgttgtttatttatattattgattgttgaattagttattattaaagttttatataattgaataacaaagttttaaaacattttctaataCTTAGtagcatattttttaaattgtaaaaatcaaattaaatcataaaacatttatttagtttaattaaaatttcataaataatttaaattgaatcaaattataatttttttctaataattcaaccatatttttataaatgctGTTGAAGGTTATGCCACTAAATATGTTTTGGAATAAGctagtcatatatatatatatatatatatatatatatatatatatatattccagctagtcttatattttcataaaaaagaaaagtcaagcgacataaataaaacaaactatGATAAGTAAAAAGAAGGTAGACATGTACCCGATGATttgtaaaataagtttatttaggCCAACCTCAACATAATCTAGTCTATGGAGTACGTGTATAAgggttaatttattattttttttgtttatgaaagTAATTTGTCACTGTTAAACATAGACGGAATTAGTAGTTGAAAGAGGTACTGAAAATGCAACTTAAAGAGTTCTAATCCGGAATTCGCGTGGAACATTCTTTCTTCTCGAGTAAGGTTTGGATGAGATTAATTTACAAATATGATTCTTAAGATTCCTAAACCCAAAAACTTGTACGATTCTGGGCGTTGGTAGTTTCCCAGGGAAAGAGAAAGAGTGgttacctgaaattgaattcAATGGCGACGAGAAATCGAACTCTAGAGTTCAGAAAACACAGAGACGCCGTGAAAAGCGTGCGCGCTCCTCTCTCCTCCTCAGCATCTAGTCCTGTCATCGAAATGGTTACAACTTCGCTTCTTCCTTCTAATCGATCCTCCTATGCTCCTCTAAGCACCCAGGAACATGCTCCATCCACTTCTAGGTTTTCCTTATCTCAATTCAATATTCCTTTCTGcgctttaatttcatttatatgcATAATAGCGATTGCCTAAGTGCCCTAAACTAACTTTTTGAACTTTGTTGGACTTGATGTTTAGTACCTTTAAAAATGTGAA is a genomic window containing:
- the LOC100796524 gene encoding protein DEHYDRATION-INDUCED 19 homolog 3, which encodes MEDETLSFVLSTPSRSYQSRLKSHFELFIDLDEVNGDEELRTAYPCPFCAENFDLLELCCHVDLDHPIEAKSGICPVCTLWIGTNMVHHIAAQHGNLLKSHLKSKCYKDEPYPALSFSSKGERDGHWQSFSTGLSPTTSKAASDPWLSFLCGPSAVDECENVQPDSSSEVSIEEIHSNDNVLERDVQPSLSDKDQIEKAQHSKFVQGLLMSTILDPDF